In one Vicia villosa cultivar HV-30 ecotype Madison, WI unplaced genomic scaffold, Vvil1.0 ctg.000236F_1_1_1, whole genome shotgun sequence genomic region, the following are encoded:
- the LOC131625743 gene encoding ribosome biogenesis protein BRX1 homolog 2-like has product MGKKRKRSEKTEAAAVPKKDDVAPERPVRTLLGWKNKTQNENENEIEVQDNGSSPIFRNKEKVLVTCSRRIVFRYRHLMLNIVSLLPHCKKDNKVESKETKGATLNELVELKNCSSCLFFECRKAKDLYLWMSKCPNGPSVKFLVSAVHTMEELKLTGNHLKGSRPLLTFSSNFEKDAYWKLLKEMLLQIFETPKDHRKAKPFHDHVFVFSIVDDHIWFRNYQISVPHNESDKLPRGGLDKMTLIEVGPRFCLNPIKIFGGSFGGPTLYENPFYVSPNQIRALQKKKKAGTFAKKVKAKTRRKRHEMANPLEPDEFADMWKD; this is encoded by the exons atgggGAAGAAGAGAAAGCGCAGCGAGAAGACTGAAGCTGCGGCGGTTCCCAAAAAGGACGATGTTGCTCCAGAAAGACCAGTAAGAACTCTTTTAGGATGGAAGAATAAAACACAAAACGAGAATGAAAATGAAATTGAGGTCCAGGATAATGGTTCCTCACCTATATTCAGAAACAAAGAGAAAGTCTTGGTCACTTGCTCTAGGCGAATTGTTTTCAGGTACCGACATTTGATGTTGAACATTGTATCGCTTCTGCCTCATTGCAAGAAGGATAACAAGGTTGAATCAAAAGAAACTAAAGGGGCCACATTGAATGAGCTTGTTGAGCTCAAAAACTGTTCCTCTTGTTTATTTTTTGAG TGCAGGAAGGCAAAGGATCTTTATCTCTGGATGTCAAAATGCCCGAATGGCCCGTCTGTTAAATTTTTAGTTAGTGCCG TGCACACGATGGAGGAATTGAAGCTAACTGGGAATCACCTAAAAGGTTCCCGCCCACTTTTGACATTttcatcaaattttgaaaaagatGCATACTGGAAACTGTTGAAAGAGATGCTGTTGCAG ATATTTGAAACGCCAAAGGACCATAGAAAGGCTAAGCCTTTCCATGACCATGTTTTTGTATTCTCAATAGTTGACGACCACATTTGGTTCCGAAATTATCAG ATTTCTGTTCCTCATAATGAGTCAGACAAATTACCTCGAGGAGGCCTTGATAAAATGACATTAATTGAG GTTGGTCCGCGGTTCTGCTTGAACCCAATTAAAATATTTGGTGGCAGTTTTGGAGGTCCAACTCTATATGAGAATCCATTCTATGTGTCGCCAAACCAG ATTCGAGCTTTGCAGAAGAAGAAAAAGGCTGGAACGTTTGCAAAGAAAGTCAAAGCAAAGACAAGGAGAAAAAGGCATGAGATGGCGAATCCGCTGGAGCCTGATGAGTTTGCTGATATGTGGAAAGATTAA